GCATTTGTTGGAGGCAATCCATAAAACCGAACTTGTTTCCAAACAACGTTAGTACATTCCAACAAACAAAACTCAGGAATATGCAGCTTGTCTACTTCATACATTCGAGCTACTAAACTCCTGGCTTCTGGTGTTTGCTCTTGGACAATTGCGTACTGAATGACTACACTAGCATCAACAACATAAGCAGCCATTATTGTTCGCGAGCCTCTCGCAACAGTTCCAGAGTTGTGGGTGAACCAGGTGGTGGTGTCCAACGAATACGATCCATCGTTGTTAAGACTTCTTCGACAGAGCGTTCATCTTGTCTGAAGTGCTGTCTCCGCTTTAGCTGTTCATCAACAATCTCACGGACAAATTCCTTAAGCGTCTCAATTGTCATTTCTGAAACTTGGCGATCGGTCATACCAAACTCCTTAAAAGTTTTTTTTGCACCTCTATTTGTCTTCTATTATCTTAGAGGATGTTTGAAAAGTCATGATTGATGTATCAAATAATTTTTACCCCACCCTAACCCGTACCGATGGATTGGGGAGGGAACTGGATTTCTCTTAATTTCCCCCCAATACATCGGGGGGACTAAGGGGGGTAGTAATGTGATGAAAATGACAGTCAACCACTTTTCAAACATCCTCTTAAAAAGATTATAAAAAGCATAAAAAACAGCACGGTTAGAGAACATTGAAAACAGTATGAATTTATACTTTTTTTTGGATAAGTTCAGAATCGCGGCTATACAGACAAAACCTTACGGTCTCCACTTTCTACTCCCTATTCCCGACTCCCCACTCCCCACTCCCGAATGTACGACTTTGGATGAGTTCTACAGAGTAGACGTTAATGATACGCTCTTCATATAAGGTAGTAATAAGTAGTGTTGCCTACATTAAGGAGGGTCTACCCATGTACTTTTTATTAGAAACAGCAGCTCAAGCAGCAGCAGAAGCAAAAGACCCATATCAGTTTCCTTGGGCTTTTACAGCAGTCTACGTAATTGGCTTTATTGCTGCTGTGACAATTGGTTCAATTGCTTGGTATAACTCCAAGCGTCCTGTTGGTTGGGAAAGCAAAGATCGTCCAGACTTTGTACCTAAGGTAGATAAAGACCCAACACCTGGTGTATAGTCAATCATTTGTCATTGGTCATTGGTCATTTGACCAGTGACCAGTGACCAGTGACCAGTGACCAGTGACCAGTGACCAGTGACCAATGCTCAATCTTCAATTTTGAACATCAACCCAACGGCGGTAAAGTTTCTGAATTTGTTTAAGAACATTATGATACCCGTGCT
This genomic interval from Scytonema hofmannii PCC 7110 contains the following:
- the psb35 gene encoding photosystem II assembly protein Psb35 → MYFLLETAAQAAAEAKDPYQFPWAFTAVYVIGFIAAVTIGSIAWYNSKRPVGWESKDRPDFVPKVDKDPTPGV